A window of Blattabacterium cuenoti contains these coding sequences:
- the glnS gene encoding glutamine--tRNA ligase, whose amino-acid sequence MNNLNFIEKIIEDDIQKGFPIHNLKFRFPPEPNGALHLGHVKAIYLNFYLGQKYQAPVNLRFDDTNPNLYDGHKYVEFIKNDIIFLGFKWDKECYASDYFQILYELARMLIKNDKAYVDNQTQYMIQIQRKNPIEKGINSIFRNRCVEENLYLFEKMKNGCFKEGTCVLRAKIDMSSSNMNMRDPIMYRILKKKHFRTKNTWCIYPTYDWTHGQCDYIEQISHSLCSSEFENRRPLYNWYLDQIVDKQQKIKPKQIEFSRLNLQNAITSKREIQKLIDKQIINSWNDPRIYTISGLRRKGYTAVGIKKFIQDIGVTKRNNVINISLLELKVRENLKQIAYRVMVIFNPIKLIIDNYPDNHTEWLYSQNHPDNIEFGFRKIPFSKFIYIEKNDFLEQKTNNFFRLSINQYVRLKNAYIIKAHSVIKDKIGNIIEIHCLYDPQSKSGTMNNNKYTNKIKSTLHWVSIAHSITIETYIYHKLFQLNNKYANLFDQTNINNQSIEKIIAYAEPILKNAKIGEHFQFQRIGYFYVVYENNKLIFNQTFPLKKNLKKINNKKL is encoded by the coding sequence ATTAATAATTTGAATTTTATTGAAAAAATAATAGAGGACGATATTCAAAAAGGATTTCCTATACATAATCTTAAATTTCGATTTCCTCCAGAACCAAATGGTGCACTTCATTTAGGACATGTCAAAGCTATTTATTTAAATTTTTATTTAGGACAAAAATATCAAGCTCCAGTAAATCTGAGATTTGATGATACAAATCCTAATTTATATGATGGACATAAGTATGTAGAATTTATTAAAAATGATATAATATTTTTAGGATTTAAATGGGATAAAGAATGTTATGCATCAGATTATTTTCAAATATTATATGAATTAGCAAGAATGTTGATTAAAAATGATAAAGCATATGTTGATAATCAAACTCAATATATGATTCAAATTCAAAGAAAAAATCCTATTGAAAAAGGAATTAATAGCATATTCAGAAATAGATGTGTAGAAGAAAACTTATATCTTTTTGAAAAAATGAAAAATGGATGTTTTAAAGAAGGAACTTGTGTCTTGAGAGCTAAAATTGATATGAGTTCTTCTAATATGAATATGAGGGATCCAATTATGTATAGAATATTAAAAAAAAAACATTTTCGTACCAAAAATACATGGTGTATTTATCCTACTTATGATTGGACTCATGGACAATGTGATTATATAGAACAAATATCTCATTCTTTATGTTCATCAGAATTTGAAAATAGACGTCCTTTATATAATTGGTATTTAGATCAAATTGTTGATAAACAACAAAAAATCAAACCTAAACAAATAGAATTTTCAAGATTAAATTTACAAAATGCTATTACTAGTAAAAGAGAAATACAAAAATTAATTGATAAACAAATCATTAATTCTTGGAATGATCCAAGAATATATACTATTTCAGGATTACGTAGAAAAGGATATACTGCAGTAGGTATTAAAAAATTTATTCAAGATATAGGAGTGACAAAAAGAAATAATGTCATAAATATATCTCTTTTAGAACTAAAAGTTAGAGAAAATTTAAAACAAATTGCTTATAGAGTAATGGTAATTTTCAATCCTATTAAATTAATTATAGATAATTATCCAGATAATCATACAGAATGGTTATATTCACAAAATCATCCAGACAATATAGAATTTGGATTCAGAAAAATTCCTTTTTCCAAATTTATATATATAGAAAAAAATGATTTTTTAGAACAAAAAACAAATAATTTTTTTCGTCTTTCAATTAATCAATATGTTAGATTAAAAAATGCTTATATTATAAAAGCTCATTCAGTAATTAAAGATAAAATTGGAAATATTATAGAAATACATTGTTTATATGATCCACAAAGTAAATCTGGAACTATGAATAATAATAAATATACTAATAAAATAAAAAGTACTTTACATTGGGTATCTATTGCTCATTCTATTACTATAGAAACATATATTTATCATAAACTGTTTCAATTAAATAATAAATATGCTAATTTATTTGATCAAACCAATATTAATAATCAATCAATAGAAAAAATTATTGCTTATGCAGAACCAATATTAAAAAATGCTAAAATAGGAGAACATTTTCAATTTCAAAGAATTGGTTATTTTTACGTAGTTTATGAAAATAATAAATTAATTTTTAATCAAACTTTTCCTTTAAAAAAAAATTTAAAAAAAATTAATAATAAAAAATTATGA